The following are encoded together in the Flavobacterium haoranii genome:
- a CDS encoding peptidase domain-containing ABC transporter — protein MKPIERFKNLIKLDKKDIYQIILYSIFGGLISLSLPLGIQSIVNLIQAGKISTSWVILIIFVVIGVIFVGIFKIMQFRISENLQQKIFVRSSFEFAYRFPKIKHEQLYNQYPPELANRFFDTLTVQKGLSKLLLDSSTAILQIIFGLILLALYHSFFIFFGIVLSFLLYYIFKFNFNSGIETSLKESKYKYKVAHWIQEIARNNLSFKNENLFEFSLDKNDKYVTEYLKHRESHFQILKKQFIQLVGFKTLITAGLLIIGGLLVLNQQMNIGQFVAAEIIILTIINAVEKLFSVLELFYDVLTSLEKIGTVVDLEIEKDANNKQCEYLEKDLNIELKDINYKYPDSENLILQNVNLKINQGDKIVINGSNGSGKTTLMRLLAKIINPTSGTIFINDTNSKRICLDEIRSKISIITYNQGTFEGTILENLTFNNQLITMNEVKEVLNKVMLTDYIKSLPNGLDTKLCTDGKQINSSVVQKILIARAILMKPRILLLEDSLSKVEPNQTKQIINYLFEEQKDLTVVVITNNKDWETNKTKIYNLTQGKLKD, from the coding sequence ATGAAACCAATAGAGAGATTTAAAAATTTAATTAAACTTGATAAAAAAGATATCTATCAAATAATTTTATATTCCATTTTTGGAGGTTTAATCAGTTTAAGCTTACCGTTGGGTATTCAATCCATTGTAAATTTAATTCAAGCTGGAAAAATTTCAACTTCATGGGTTATTCTCATAATTTTTGTGGTTATAGGAGTAATCTTTGTTGGGATTTTTAAAATTATGCAGTTTCGAATTTCAGAAAATTTACAGCAAAAGATATTTGTACGATCATCTTTTGAATTTGCTTATAGATTTCCAAAAATTAAACATGAACAATTATACAATCAATATCCGCCAGAGTTAGCAAACCGTTTTTTTGACACTTTAACAGTTCAAAAAGGTCTCTCTAAATTATTATTAGACAGTTCAACAGCTATTCTTCAAATCATATTTGGCTTAATTTTACTCGCCCTATACCATTCCTTTTTTATCTTTTTTGGAATTGTATTGTCTTTTTTATTGTATTATATTTTTAAATTTAATTTTAATTCAGGTATTGAAACAAGTTTAAAAGAGTCGAAATACAAGTATAAAGTTGCACACTGGATACAAGAAATTGCGCGTAACAACCTTAGCTTTAAAAATGAAAATTTATTCGAATTTTCTTTAGATAAAAATGACAAATACGTTACCGAATATTTAAAACATCGCGAAAGTCATTTCCAAATTTTAAAGAAACAATTTATTCAACTAGTTGGCTTCAAAACTTTAATTACGGCTGGTTTATTAATTATTGGTGGACTTTTAGTATTGAACCAACAAATGAACATTGGGCAATTTGTAGCTGCCGAAATTATTATCTTAACCATTATAAATGCTGTAGAAAAATTATTTAGTGTTTTAGAATTGTTCTATGATGTACTAACATCTTTAGAAAAAATAGGCACTGTTGTCGATTTAGAAATTGAAAAAGATGCTAATAACAAACAATGTGAATATCTTGAAAAGGACTTAAATATTGAATTAAAAGATATTAATTATAAATATCCCGATAGCGAAAATTTAATTCTCCAAAATGTAAATTTAAAAATTAATCAAGGAGATAAAATTGTAATCAACGGTTCAAACGGTTCGGGAAAAACTACCTTAATGCGACTATTGGCAAAAATAATTAATCCCACATCTGGAACTATTTTCATCAATGATACAAATAGTAAACGAATTTGTTTAGATGAAATCAGATCAAAAATTAGTATTATAACTTATAATCAAGGGACTTTTGAAGGTACAATTTTAGAAAATTTAACATTCAACAATCAATTAATAACAATGAATGAAGTAAAAGAAGTTTTAAATAAAGTTATGTTAACCGATTATATAAAATCGTTACCTAACGGATTAGACACAAAACTTTGTACCGATGGCAAACAAATAAATTCATCAGTTGTTCAAAAAATCCTCATTGCTAGAGCCATTTTAATGAAACCAAGAATTTTACTTCTAGAGGATTCTTTAAGTAAAGTAGAACCAAATCAAACAAAACAAATTATAAACTATTTATTTGAAGAACAAAAAGATTTAACTGTAGTTGTGATTACCAATAATAAAGATTGGGAAACCAATAAAACCAAAATATACAATTTAACTCAAGGTAAATTAAAAGACTAA
- a CDS encoding TetR/AcrR family transcriptional regulator, with product MENLAHNISISINEKLFLKNPESTALGKNIIEHSIFLINEIGFENFTFKKLGKKIQSNESSIYRYFENKHKLLIYLSTWYWSWIEYRIVFSTHNVKLPIEKIEKTIEIIANNVENDDRTAHINESILNKIVIAEFSKTFLTKEVDQEIKEGFFNVYQRIVNRLENMITELNPNYTFAKTLASSIVQGALHQHYLKEHFSNLTNISEVNSLNAFYVNLIKKVVL from the coding sequence ATGGAAAATTTAGCTCATAATATAAGTATTTCTATCAACGAAAAGTTGTTTTTGAAAAATCCTGAAAGCACAGCTTTAGGCAAGAACATAATTGAACATAGTATTTTTCTTATCAATGAAATAGGATTTGAAAATTTTACCTTTAAAAAATTAGGAAAAAAAATCCAATCAAACGAAAGTTCAATATATCGTTATTTTGAAAACAAGCACAAACTGTTGATTTATCTATCTACTTGGTATTGGTCTTGGATAGAGTATCGTATCGTTTTTAGTACTCATAATGTTAAACTTCCAATTGAAAAAATTGAGAAAACTATCGAAATTATAGCCAATAACGTTGAAAATGACGATAGAACAGCACATATTAACGAATCTATTTTAAATAAAATTGTTATAGCTGAATTTTCTAAAACATTTCTAACAAAAGAAGTAGATCAAGAAATTAAAGAAGGCTTTTTTAATGTATATCAAAGAATCGTAAACCGATTAGAAAACATGATAACCGAACTAAATCCTAACTATACTTTTGCCAAAACATTAGCATCTTCAATAGTTCAAGGAGCGCTACATCAACATTATTTAAAAGAGCATTTTTCAAATCTTACAAACATATCAGAAGTAAACTCTTTAAATGCCTTTTATGTTAATCTAATCAAAAAAGTTGTTTTATGA
- the gpmI gene encoding 2,3-bisphosphoglycerate-independent phosphoglycerate mutase has product MNKKVILMILDGWGKSPDPKVSAIDNANTPYIDSLYTKYPNAQLRTDGLNVGLPEGQMGNSEVGHMNLGAGRIVYQDLAKINLAVQNKTLQNEKALLEALQYAKGNNKPVHFLGLLSDGGVHSHTSHLRGLLDVAVDFGLKDLFVHAFTDGRDVDPKSGSLYLEDLNNYIYNKPIQLASVIGRYYAMDRDKRWERVKIAYDLVVNAEGTPSKDAALSVLESYKNDVTDEFIKPIVMVDENDAPVAKIKDGDVVIFFNFRTDRGRELTEALSQKDFHEQNMHKLNLYYVTMTNYDETYENVHVIYDKDNITETLGEVLEKADKKQIRIAETEKYPHVTFFFSGGREEPFNGESRILKNSPKVATYDLQPEMSAYELKDALVPELKKGEVDFVCLNFANGDMVGHTGVMEAAIKACEAVDVCVKEVVNTALENNYTTIIIADHGNCETMINPDGSPNTAHTTNPVPIILVDKDLKNIQNGVLGDIAPTILELMGINKPDVMTCHSLL; this is encoded by the coding sequence ATGAATAAAAAAGTTATTTTAATGATACTTGACGGATGGGGAAAATCGCCTGATCCTAAAGTTTCTGCAATCGACAATGCTAATACTCCATACATTGATTCTTTATATACAAAATACCCAAATGCACAATTAAGAACTGACGGTTTAAACGTTGGTTTACCTGAAGGTCAAATGGGAAATTCTGAAGTTGGCCACATGAATCTTGGAGCAGGAAGAATTGTTTATCAAGATTTAGCAAAAATTAATTTAGCAGTTCAAAATAAGACTTTACAAAACGAAAAAGCTTTATTAGAAGCACTTCAATATGCAAAAGGAAACAACAAACCAGTACACTTTTTAGGTTTACTTTCCGATGGTGGTGTACATAGTCATACATCACATTTAAGAGGACTTTTAGATGTTGCTGTAGATTTTGGCTTAAAAGATTTATTTGTACATGCTTTTACAGATGGTCGCGATGTGGATCCAAAATCTGGTTCATTGTATTTAGAAGATTTAAACAACTATATTTATAACAAACCTATTCAATTAGCTTCTGTTATTGGTCGTTACTACGCAATGGACCGTGATAAAAGATGGGAACGCGTAAAAATTGCTTATGATTTAGTTGTTAATGCAGAAGGAACTCCAAGTAAAGATGCAGCTTTATCGGTATTAGAAAGTTATAAAAATGATGTTACTGACGAATTTATTAAACCAATTGTAATGGTTGATGAAAATGATGCACCAGTAGCAAAAATAAAAGATGGAGATGTTGTTATTTTCTTCAACTTTAGAACAGATAGAGGTCGCGAATTAACAGAAGCTTTATCTCAAAAAGATTTCCACGAACAAAATATGCATAAGTTAAATTTGTATTATGTCACCATGACAAATTATGATGAAACTTATGAAAATGTTCATGTTATTTATGATAAAGACAACATCACAGAAACTCTTGGAGAAGTTTTAGAAAAAGCTGATAAAAAGCAAATCCGGATAGCTGAAACAGAAAAATATCCTCACGTTACTTTCTTCTTCTCTGGCGGTCGTGAAGAACCTTTTAATGGCGAATCGCGTATTTTAAAGAATTCACCAAAAGTGGCTACTTACGACTTACAACCCGAGATGAGTGCTTATGAATTAAAAGATGCATTGGTTCCAGAATTGAAAAAAGGAGAAGTTGACTTTGTTTGTTTAAATTTTGCAAACGGAGATATGGTTGGACATACTGGTGTTATGGAAGCTGCTATAAAAGCCTGTGAAGCTGTTGATGTTTGCGTAAAGGAAGTAGTAAATACTGCTTTAGAAAATAATTATACCACAATAATCATTGCAGATCATGGAAACTGTGAAACGATGATTAACCCAGATGGTTCTCCAAATACAGCACACACTACAAATCCGGTTCCAATTATTTTAGTAGACAAAGATTTAAAAAATATACAAAATGGCGTTTTAGGAGATATTGCTCCAACAATTTTAGAACTCATGGGAATAAATAAACCTGATGTTATGACATGCCACTCTTTACTTTAA
- a CDS encoding DUF5916 domain-containing protein, with protein sequence MHKNLNISFLLFLITHFFYSQEIVNSNKKTVSATRIKSQINIDGNLDESEWENAEIATDFFMLDPDNGKSIPDELKTDVRILYDDDAIYVGAILKDSEPNLILKEITERDNFGTADLFGVLLNGYNDGQQEFQFYVNAANGQADCNFTSQNGEDYTWNAIWTSKAKITSEGWVVEMKIPYAALRFSNEKKQTWGINFFREVRRKRQKFTWNFIDAKIGAFSQQAGILTGIENIKPPTRLFFIPYASGYHNVNKLDNELTGKLGLDIKYGINDAFTLDAILVPDFGQTKFDNVVLNLGPFEQQFNENRPFFTEGTDLFSKGNLLYTRRIGQVPNVTIDVRDDEEIKDFPSTINLLNAIKISGRDKDGLGIGFLNAITEKTKASAYNEAENKHRDVVVAPLTNYNVTVLDQRFNQNSSVTLINTNVTRDGSFRDANVTGVLFDLNTKKNTFNASGDMKMSSVYDVEKNYSGYNTSLYLAETAGKVRFSSGVNYISKEYDPNDLGINFQTNYTSWSNNVNYRILNPTKIFNTFRINLNSYFEYNNVSGKIQSNNFNVNFSSTNKKNHYFGGGIDYSPFKNYDYYEARQDGRFVIYPDTYGSWVYFSSNYNYKFALDINPYFTNTSEKDRYDYGITIGPRYRFSDRLSIVYSFDIYKQFNNVGFIDSDASEIYLAKRNRETYTNSITGKYSINSNMNFNLSVRHYWSYAENNSIHTLNNDGTLTENNTYSENKNSNFSTWNLDLSYSWWFAPGSQLSVLYRNNANTFDRNINKDFGSNFSNLVSDNLNHILSVSLRYYIDYNQAKNWL encoded by the coding sequence ATGCATAAAAACTTAAATATCAGCTTTTTATTGTTTCTTATTACCCATTTTTTTTACAGTCAAGAGATTGTAAATTCAAATAAAAAAACAGTAAGTGCTACTAGAATAAAATCTCAAATAAACATTGATGGAAATTTAGACGAAAGTGAATGGGAAAACGCTGAAATTGCTACTGATTTTTTTATGTTAGATCCCGACAATGGAAAATCTATTCCTGATGAATTAAAAACCGATGTTAGAATTTTATATGATGACGATGCTATTTATGTAGGCGCAATATTAAAAGATAGTGAACCAAATCTTATTTTAAAAGAAATTACCGAGAGAGATAATTTTGGCACTGCAGATCTTTTTGGAGTGTTATTAAATGGCTATAATGACGGTCAGCAAGAATTCCAATTTTATGTAAATGCTGCAAATGGACAAGCCGATTGTAACTTTACTTCACAAAATGGCGAAGATTATACTTGGAATGCAATTTGGACAAGTAAAGCTAAAATAACTTCGGAAGGCTGGGTTGTAGAAATGAAAATTCCATATGCTGCTTTGCGCTTTTCAAACGAAAAAAAACAAACTTGGGGTATAAACTTTTTTAGAGAAGTAAGACGAAAAAGACAAAAATTTACGTGGAATTTTATTGATGCTAAAATTGGAGCATTTTCTCAACAGGCTGGAATTTTAACTGGAATCGAAAACATAAAACCTCCTACTCGATTATTTTTTATCCCTTACGCATCAGGATATCATAATGTAAACAAATTAGACAATGAACTTACAGGAAAACTTGGTTTAGATATTAAGTATGGTATTAATGATGCATTTACATTAGATGCTATATTAGTTCCTGATTTTGGTCAAACAAAATTTGATAATGTCGTTTTAAACTTAGGTCCATTCGAACAACAATTTAATGAAAACCGTCCATTTTTTACAGAAGGAACTGATTTATTTAGTAAAGGAAACTTGTTGTACACAAGACGAATTGGTCAAGTACCAAATGTAACTATTGATGTTAGAGATGATGAAGAAATTAAAGATTTTCCATCAACAATTAATTTATTAAATGCCATTAAAATATCGGGTAGAGATAAAGATGGATTAGGAATAGGTTTCTTGAATGCTATTACCGAAAAAACTAAAGCATCTGCTTACAACGAAGCTGAAAACAAACATAGAGATGTTGTTGTTGCGCCATTAACAAACTATAATGTTACCGTTTTAGATCAGCGTTTTAATCAAAACTCTTCGGTTACTTTAATTAATACCAATGTAACTAGAGACGGAAGTTTTAGAGATGCTAATGTAACTGGAGTTTTATTTGATTTAAATACTAAAAAAAATACATTCAACGCATCTGGAGATATGAAAATGAGTTCTGTTTACGATGTTGAAAAGAACTACAGCGGCTACAATACTTCATTGTATTTAGCTGAAACTGCTGGAAAAGTTAGATTTTCTTCGGGTGTTAATTATATTTCAAAAGAATATGATCCTAATGACTTGGGAATTAATTTTCAAACAAACTACACGTCTTGGTCTAACAATGTCAATTATAGAATATTGAACCCAACCAAAATATTCAATACGTTTCGCATAAACTTAAATTCGTATTTTGAATACAATAATGTATCAGGAAAAATACAATCGAACAACTTTAATGTTAACTTTAGTTCTACCAATAAAAAGAACCATTATTTTGGTGGTGGAATAGATTACTCTCCTTTTAAAAATTACGATTATTATGAAGCTAGACAAGATGGTCGTTTTGTAATTTATCCAGACACATATGGTTCTTGGGTTTATTTTTCCTCAAACTATAACTACAAATTTGCTTTAGATATTAATCCATATTTCACAAACACATCCGAAAAAGACAGATATGATTATGGAATAACTATTGGTCCGCGTTATCGTTTTAGCGATAGACTTTCTATAGTCTATAGTTTTGATATATACAAACAATTCAACAACGTAGGATTTATAGACAGTGATGCTTCAGAAATTTATCTTGCTAAACGCAATAGAGAAACTTATACTAACTCAATTACCGGCAAATATTCCATTAATAGTAATATGAATTTTAATTTATCGGTAAGACATTATTGGTCTTATGCCGAAAATAATTCTATTCACACCTTAAATAACGATGGAACATTAACTGAAAACAACACTTATAGCGAAAACAAAAACTCTAATTTTAGTACCTGGAATTTAGATTTATCTTATTCATGGTGGTTTGCGCCAGGAAGTCAACTTTCGGTTTTATACCGTAATAATGCGAATACATTTGATCGAAATATTAATAAAGATTTTGGTTCAAATTTTTCAAATTTAGTAAGCGACAATTTAAACCATATTTTATCTGTAAGTTTACGATATTATATCGATTACAATCAAGCTAAAAATTGGTTGTAA
- a CDS encoding murein L,D-transpeptidase catalytic domain family protein: MIYKFLPLFLLSLMSFGTFATKVENKEDKNIKVITNTDPKLLAEKSKVAFETRCKSFYSEILADDFSLPQYESFTKAFEGYEQLKNQGKVQNEILTIVDFSLSSSEDRMWVIDMATKKVILQTLVAHGRNSGSDFANTFSNKSESYQSSLGFYLTGEVYQGKHGMSLRLDGQEYGINDNARDRAVVIHGADYVSENFIKANGRLGRSQGCPAVSYEIHKELIQLIKDKSVLFIYHPSRNYVAKSKLVS; encoded by the coding sequence ATGATTTACAAGTTTTTACCCCTGTTTTTATTGAGTTTAATGTCGTTTGGAACTTTTGCTACAAAAGTTGAGAATAAAGAGGATAAAAATATTAAAGTAATTACGAATACTGATCCTAAACTTTTAGCGGAAAAAAGTAAAGTTGCTTTTGAAACACGATGTAAATCTTTTTATAGTGAAATTTTAGCAGATGATTTTAGTTTACCTCAATATGAAAGTTTTACAAAAGCATTTGAAGGTTACGAACAATTAAAAAATCAAGGTAAAGTTCAAAATGAAATTTTAACTATTGTTGATTTTAGTTTATCTTCTAGTGAAGATAGAATGTGGGTTATCGATATGGCTACAAAAAAAGTGATATTACAAACATTAGTAGCTCACGGAAGAAATTCGGGAAGTGATTTTGCAAATACTTTTTCTAATAAATCTGAATCTTATCAAAGTAGTCTTGGTTTTTATTTAACTGGCGAAGTTTATCAAGGAAAACACGGAATGTCATTAAGACTAGATGGTCAAGAATATGGTATTAACGACAATGCAAGAGATAGAGCTGTAGTAATACACGGTGCAGATTACGTTTCTGAAAATTTTATTAAAGCAAATGGAAGATTAGGAAGAAGCCAAGGTTGTCCTGCTGTTTCTTATGAAATTCACAAAGAATTAATTCAATTGATAAAAGATAAATCAGTTTTATTTATTTATCACCCTTCAAGAAATTATGTAGCAAAATCTAAGTTAGTTTCCTAA
- a CDS encoding L,D-transpeptidase family protein has product MNKIIYSFVLFFSLIQLSCKKDNRDSVAENQDLIKDAKTNTIIRPIPNEVLEKLDDSLKLYYAKLNNYEIWYNDENRTDLINEIKFCHKDGLNADDYEFDKIKELESKRDKMDDNEIIDYDILLTKNYRKIATHLYKGKLKPTQLYKDWDLIKKELPLSDSLANAIKNTRVSSSLKNLKPKDFMYKRIKRSLVLLEEFPDYHFNKIEVKDKIQLNDTTPIIVSIKKRLKYWKDYTKTDSIITPIYDSTTFVAVKRFQKRHGLKPDGVIGKGTVKALNFSKNERREQIIANLERWKWFPHDFGNEYILINLPDYSLNFVKDNDTIENHTVVVGKSTRRTPVLTSKISNLVFNPTWTVPPTIIKEDLTPSATKNRNYFDRNKISIFDKAGNIVSPEFWDPENSKSYRYVQSPSYNNSLGLVKFNFNNRHMVYLHDTNHRDYFSREYKALSSGCVRVENPLKLSETILKLNDEKWKKSEMDTIINRKNTKTIPIKNSINVFLLYWTNWSDGNQLVFREDIYDLDKKLYESLGN; this is encoded by the coding sequence ATGAATAAAATAATTTACTCTTTTGTACTATTTTTTTCTTTAATACAATTGTCTTGCAAAAAAGACAATAGGGATTCTGTTGCCGAAAATCAAGATTTAATTAAAGATGCTAAAACAAATACTATAATAAGACCAATTCCGAATGAAGTTTTAGAAAAACTTGACGATTCACTAAAATTGTATTACGCTAAATTGAACAATTACGAGATTTGGTACAATGACGAAAACAGAACCGATTTAATAAATGAAATAAAATTTTGCCACAAAGACGGACTTAATGCTGATGACTACGAATTTGATAAAATAAAAGAATTAGAAAGCAAAAGAGATAAAATGGACGATAACGAAATTATTGACTATGACATTTTATTGACTAAAAATTATAGAAAAATCGCTACTCATTTGTATAAAGGAAAATTAAAACCAACTCAACTTTACAAAGATTGGGATTTAATCAAAAAAGAACTACCACTGAGTGACAGCCTAGCAAATGCTATAAAAAACACAAGGGTTTCATCATCATTAAAAAACCTAAAACCAAAAGACTTTATGTACAAGAGAATCAAAAGAAGTCTGGTTTTACTAGAAGAATTTCCTGATTATCATTTTAATAAAATAGAAGTTAAAGATAAAATTCAACTTAACGACACAACTCCAATTATTGTTTCAATTAAAAAAAGACTAAAATATTGGAAAGATTACACAAAAACTGACAGTATTATTACTCCAATTTATGATTCGACAACCTTTGTTGCAGTAAAAAGATTTCAAAAAAGGCATGGCTTAAAACCAGATGGAGTAATAGGAAAAGGCACTGTAAAGGCATTGAACTTTTCTAAAAATGAGCGTAGAGAGCAAATTATTGCTAATTTGGAACGATGGAAATGGTTCCCTCATGATTTTGGTAACGAATATATTTTAATTAACCTTCCTGATTACTCTTTAAATTTTGTAAAAGACAATGATACTATCGAAAACCATACTGTTGTAGTAGGTAAAAGCACTAGAAGAACACCTGTTTTAACCTCTAAAATATCAAACTTGGTTTTTAACCCAACATGGACAGTTCCACCCACAATAATTAAAGAAGATTTAACGCCTTCCGCAACAAAGAACAGAAACTATTTTGATCGAAATAAAATTTCAATTTTTGATAAAGCAGGGAATATTGTATCTCCGGAATTTTGGGATCCAGAAAACTCAAAAAGTTACCGTTACGTGCAATCTCCAAGCTATAATAATTCACTTGGTCTTGTAAAATTCAATTTCAACAACAGACACATGGTCTATTTGCACGACACCAATCATCGTGATTATTTTAGTAGAGAATATAAAGCGCTTAGTTCAGGTTGTGTTAGAGTTGAAAACCCATTAAAACTTAGTGAAACTATTTTAAAACTAAACGATGAAAAATGGAAAAAAAGCGAAATGGATACTATTATAAACAGAAAAAACACTAAAACTATTCCTATAAAAAATAGCATTAATGTTTTCTTATTGTATTGGACCAATTGGTCTGATGGAAATCAACTTGTATTTCGTGAAGATATTTATGATCTCGACAAAAAACTTTATGAGAGTTTAGGAAACTAA
- a CDS encoding GNAT family N-acetyltransferase gives MIEIKNITPQETFPIRHEILRKGKPIDSCKFDNDDDSNTFHLGCFVKNRLIGVVSTYKLSNLSFNSEHQFQIRGMAILEEYQRKGIGEKLIQEVEKITISNKTEIIWFNARESALAFYLKLGYKTFGTKFEINGIGTHYLMYKSIA, from the coding sequence ATGATTGAAATTAAAAACATTACACCTCAAGAAACATTTCCTATTCGACATGAAATTTTAAGAAAAGGAAAACCAATAGATTCGTGCAAATTTGATAATGACGATGATTCTAACACTTTTCATTTGGGTTGTTTTGTAAAAAATAGACTAATTGGTGTAGTTTCAACATACAAATTAAGTAACCTTTCTTTTAATTCGGAACATCAATTTCAAATTAGAGGAATGGCAATTTTAGAAGAATATCAAAGAAAAGGAATTGGTGAAAAACTAATTCAGGAAGTTGAAAAAATTACAATTTCAAACAAAACCGAAATCATTTGGTTCAATGCTAGAGAAAGTGCATTGGCTTTTTATTTAAAATTAGGTTATAAAACTTTTGGTACAAAATTTGAGATTAACGGAATAGGAACACATTATTTAATGTACAAATCAATTGCATGA
- the pepE gene encoding dipeptidase PepE gives MKNLIIASTSTLHNGSYLEYLLSELTIHFENTNEIIFIPFARPSGISHDEYTNKVREAFSKINKTVKGLHEFENPIEAIKNAKGIFTGGGNTFLLVSELYRTKVIDTLEQKLKTGTPYLGTSAGSNICGLTMGTTNDMPIVYPPSFRTLGMVPFNINPHYLDPDNNSTHMGETRETRINEFHKFNPQPVIGLREGSWLDVKGDKITLKGNLTARWFVAGKDPIELEPETNIFEIL, from the coding sequence ATGAAAAACTTAATAATTGCTAGTACATCTACGCTACATAATGGAAGCTATTTAGAGTATTTGCTTTCAGAACTTACAATTCATTTTGAAAACACTAATGAGATTATTTTTATCCCATTTGCAAGACCTAGTGGCATAAGTCATGATGAATACACAAATAAAGTAAGAGAAGCTTTTTCTAAAATTAATAAAACAGTAAAAGGACTTCATGAATTTGAAAATCCAATTGAAGCTATTAAAAATGCAAAAGGGATTTTTACTGGTGGCGGCAATACATTTTTGTTAGTTAGCGAATTATACAGAACTAAAGTTATTGATACATTAGAACAAAAACTAAAAACTGGAACTCCTTATTTAGGCACTAGTGCTGGAAGTAATATTTGCGGCTTAACAATGGGAACTACAAATGACATGCCTATTGTTTATCCGCCAAGCTTTAGAACTCTTGGAATGGTTCCATTCAATATTAACCCTCATTATCTAGATCCCGATAATAATTCAACTCACATGGGAGAAACTAGAGAAACACGAATTAATGAATTTCACAAATTCAATCCTCAACCTGTAATTGGATTAAGAGAAGGAAGTTGGTTAGATGTAAAAGGAGACAAAATAACTTTAAAAGGAAATTTAACAGCTCGTTGGTTTGTTGCTGGAAAAGATCCTATTGAACTAGAACCCGAAACAAATATTTTCGAAATATTATAA
- a CDS encoding peptidase associated/transthyretin-like domain-containing protein, producing MKGKVVSDSRNLEGIHVVNYSKHEGVTTERGGYFSVNVSINDTLLFSAIHLKGYMHVVTEEDKTRENFFVPMESNTNLLDEVTVTKYKYVTTENLGIIPRGMKSYTPAERRLKQAVGENRYGLSSSVSFDGILNAISGRTAMLKKEVEVEKKERLIDDIKFQYDNEYMMNKLHLEEDYVDGFVYFLLDEQEFLIPFKEKNKTMCEFVLSKLATKFLELQNENANEK from the coding sequence ATGAAAGGGAAAGTTGTATCCGATTCACGTAATTTAGAAGGAATTCACGTAGTTAATTATTCTAAACATGAAGGCGTTACAACTGAAAGAGGAGGTTATTTTTCTGTAAATGTAAGTATAAATGATACTTTGCTTTTTAGTGCAATCCATTTAAAAGGTTATATGCATGTTGTAACAGAAGAAGATAAAACTAGAGAAAATTTCTTTGTTCCAATGGAGTCAAATACCAATTTGCTAGATGAAGTTACGGTTACTAAATATAAATATGTTACTACAGAAAATTTAGGAATTATTCCAAGAGGAATGAAAAGTTACACGCCAGCAGAAAGAAGATTAAAACAAGCTGTAGGAGAAAATAGATATGGTTTAAGTTCGTCTGTATCATTTGATGGAATTTTAAATGCAATATCGGGTAGAACGGCGATGCTTAAGAAAGAAGTTGAAGTAGAGAAAAAAGAGCGTTTAATAGATGATATAAAATTTCAGTATGATAACGAATATATGATGAATAAACTGCATCTTGAAGAAGATTATGTAGACGGATTTGTGTATTTTCTTTTAGACGAACAAGAGTTTTTAATTCCTTTTAAAGAAAAAAATAAAACCATGTGCGAATTTGTGTTGAGTAAATTAGCAACTAAGTTTTTAGAACTTCAAAATGAAAATGCCAATGAGAAATAA